The following proteins are co-located in the Manihot esculenta cultivar AM560-2 chromosome 7, M.esculenta_v8, whole genome shotgun sequence genome:
- the LOC110618507 gene encoding ADP-ribosylation factor-like protein 8a: MGLWEAFLNWLRSLFFKQEMELSLIGLQNAGKTSLVNVIATGGYSEDMIPTVGFNMRKVTKGNVTIKLWDLGGQPRFRSMWERYCRAVSAIVYVVDAADFDNLSVSRSELHDLLSKSSLNGIPLLVLGNKIDKQGALSKQDFTEQMGLKSITDREVCCFMISCKNSTNIDTVIDWLVKHSKSKN, from the exons ATGGGATTATGGGAAGCTTTTCTCAATTGGCTTCGAAG TCTCTTCTTCAAGCAAGAAATGGAGTTGTCTCTGATAGGACTCCAGAATGCTGGGAAAACATCACTTGTAAATGTTATTGCA ACTGGTGGATATAGTGAAGACATGATCCCAACG GTAGGATTTAATATGAGGAAGGTAACAAAAGGTAATGTCACAATAAAGTTGTGGGATCTTGGAGGTCAGCCAAGGTTTCGCAGCATGTGGGAGAGATACTGCCGTGCAGTTTCAGCAATTGT ATATGTTGTGGATGCTGCTGATTTTGATAATTTATCTGTCTCAAGAAGTGAACTTCATGACCTTTTGAGTAAGTCCTCACTGAATGGTATTCCCTTGCTGGTTCTGGGAAACAAGATTGATAAACAGGGAGCTTTGTCTAAACAAGATTTTACAGAACAAAT GGGGCTCAAATCTATTACAGACAGAGAAGTGTGTTGCTTCATGATTTCTTGCAAAAACTCCACCAACATTGATACTGTTATTGATTGGCTGGTGAAGCATTCAAAATCAAAGAACTAA